The window CGCGAGTCAGGGTCCCCCCAACGGGTGCTCGAGGTGCCGGATGCCGGGATCGCTCCATTCCTCCATGGTGAGGTGCCAGAGCTGCCAGGCCTCTTCGACGGCGGATTGGCGGGTCTCCGGGCGGACCTCCTCGTGCTGGTCCCGCCGGCCGCTGTAGATGATGGCTGCCATGATGGCCACGAGTTCGGCTGGTTGCATCGAGAGGCTTCCTTGGGCGGAGGCGAGAGGGATGCCGTGAGATTAGGGCGGTCCGACCGGCCGCGCAACCCGAGCGGTGTCACACTACGTTTCCTGCCATGGCCCCAATACAGACGATGCTCTTCGATCTCGACGGAACTCTCATCGACTCGGTCCGTCTCATCCTCGATAGCTATCACCACACCCTCGCCGCGCACGGCATGCCGCCGAGAAGCGACGAGGAGTGGCTCCGAGGCGTGGGAACCCCGCTCAAGGTGCAATTCGCCGACTGGGCGGACGATCCGGAGACGCTGGAGGCCCTGATCGCAACCTACCGGGAGTACAATCTCGCCAATCACGACCGCATGGTCACCGTGTATCCCGGCATGCTGGACGCCCTGACTCGCATCAAGGCAGCCGGCCTCCGCACCGGACTGGTCACCAGCAAGAACCGGCAGGGAGCCCTGCGCGGCCTGTCGCTCGTCAAGCTGGAGCAGTTGATGGACGTGCTGGTCTGTGCCGACGAGGTGGTCAATCCCAAACCGCACCCGGAGCCGGTGGAGAAGGCACTGGCGCTGCTCGGAGCGGACCCCAGCACGACCGTCTACGTCGGCGACAGCATCCACGATATGCGCTCGGGCCGCGCTGCCGGCGTGCGGACCGCCGCTGCGCTGTGGGGTCCGTTCGGGCGGGATCATCTGGAGGGTGCCCAGCCGGACTACTGGCTGGAGACGCCGGAAGAGCTCCTGACGAAGGTATGCAGGGTGAGGCAGGGTGAGGCAGGGTGAGGCAGGGTGTCGCCGGCCCTTGCATCCTTCACCTTGCCTCACTCTGCCCCACCTTGCC is drawn from Gemmatimonadales bacterium and contains these coding sequences:
- a CDS encoding HAD-IA family hydrolase, which codes for MAPIQTMLFDLDGTLIDSVRLILDSYHHTLAAHGMPPRSDEEWLRGVGTPLKVQFADWADDPETLEALIATYREYNLANHDRMVTVYPGMLDALTRIKAAGLRTGLVTSKNRQGALRGLSLVKLEQLMDVLVCADEVVNPKPHPEPVEKALALLGADPSTTVYVGDSIHDMRSGRAAGVRTAAALWGPFGRDHLEGAQPDYWLETPEELLTKVCRVRQGEAG